Genomic window (Planctomycetota bacterium):
CGAAGCCCAGATCCACGATTTCGCCGAGCATGCGCAACGCGAACTGGGTCAGTCCCACCCGCCACAGGCCGGGTTCCGTCTCGCGCAGCCAGTAATGGCCGGCCGTGTAGAGTCGGTCGGCCGCCAGGCGCGTGGCGAAACGGGACCGCCGGTAGCGGATTTCCTCGGCTGCCATGGGGGCCATGACCATCCGGTTACATAACAAGCCGGAGTTCGGGACCGTTGGGGGACTATACCATTCCGGCCGCGCCGGGTCAGACGATTTCCGTCTTCGCCCGGGGCGCGTGTATTGTTACCGGAGGAGGCTGCATCGACTCCATGGAGCGGGTTGGGGTCCTGCTGGTCCTGGTCGCCGCCGGATCCGACTGGCCGCGCTGGCGCGGGCCGGAAGGGACGGGCGTTTCGCGGGAGGCGGACTGGCGTCCCCAGGCGCTCCTTCCGGCCCCGAAGGTCCTCTGGCGGACGAACGTCGGGGAGGGCCATTCGAGCGTTCTCGTCGCGGAGGGGCGGCTCTACACGCTCGGCAACGTCGCGGGGCGGGACCGGGTGGTCTGCCTGGACGCGGCCACCGGCCGTCCGGCGTGGCAGTTCGCCTATGTCTGTCCGCCGGGGAATTTCGCCGGGCCGAGGGCGACGCCGGCGCTCGACGGCGGGTTTCTCTACACGCTCAGCCGCCAGGGTCACGCGTTCTGCCTGGAGGCCGGTTCCGGAAAAGCGAGGTGGCAGAAGAATCTCGTCGAGGACTTCGGCGCCCGCGTGCCGGATTACGGGATCACCGGATCGCCGCTGGTCTGGGGGGACGCCGTGATCTACAACGCGGGCGCGGGGGGCGTGGCGCTCCGCAAGGACACGGGCGAAAAGCTCTGGGCCGGCCCGCCGGGCGCCGGGGGGTACGCCTCGCCGGTTCTCGTTCGGCTGGGGGATCGGGATCTTGTGGCGCTCTTCGGCGCCTCGGAGCTCCGGCTGGTCGATCCGCAAAGCGGCGCGGCGGCGGCCTCGTTCGGCTGGCGGACGCCGTTCGACGCCAACGCCGCGGATCCTCTTCCCTGCGAAGGGCGGCTGTTCATCACGTCCGGATGGGAGACGGGAGGCGCGCTTCTGGAGCCCGCGGGCGGCGGGCTGCGGCCGGTCTGGCGGAACAAGGATTTCCGCGGCCAGTTCGCCAGCCCCGTTTTCTGGGAGGGTCACATCTACGGAGTGGACGGCAACACCCCCAACGGGGAGCTTCGCTGCCTCGAGGCGGCGACGGGGCGCCTGAGGTGGGCGCAGAAGGGGGGATTCGAAAACATGATCGTCGCGGGCGGCCGGATCGTGGCGATCGACCGCAAGGGGGTGCTGGTGGTGGCGGAGGCTTCTCCGGCGGGATACCGGGAGCTGGCCCGCGCGCCGGTTCTTTCCCCCCGGGCCAGAAACTGGACGGCGCCGGTTCTGGCGCAGGGGCGGATCTATGTCCGCAACGGCGAGGGCGATCTCATCTGCCTCGACGTGCGGTGACATGGTATCCTGAGGGGATTCGGATGAAGATCGTTTACGTGATGCCCGGGTCCGGCGACCGGTTCTACTGCGAGAACTGCGTGCGGGACGTGGCGCTGGCGCGGGCGCTGCGGGCGGCCGGGCACGAGGTGCGGGTGGCGCCGCTTTATCTTCCGCAGTTCGCCGACCCGCTGGACGGGATTCCCTCGGGGCCGATTTTCTACGGCGGAATCAACGCGTATCTGCAGCAGAAGTTCGCGTTTTTCCGCAAGACGCCGCGGTGGGTGGACCGCCTCCTGGACGCGCGGCCGCTCCTGCGGCTGGCGGCGCGCAGCGCGGGGTCCGTGCGGGCGGCGGAGCTGGGGGAGATGACGCTTTCGGTGCTTCTGGGGGAGGAAGGCCGCCAGCGCAAGGAGCTGGAGCGGCTGCTCCGGTGGATCGAGACGCAGGAGCGGCCCGATGCGGTGCATCTCTCAAGTCCGCTTCTGGCGGGGATCGGAGCGGCGGTTCAGAAGCGGTTCGGACTTCCGGTCGTCTGCACGATGCAGGACGAGGACGTCTGGGTGGATGCCATGGAGGAACCCTACCGCGCGCGCTGCTGGGAGGCCATGGCCCGGATGGGACGGGAGGTGGACGCGTTCGTGGCCGTGAGCCGCTTTTTCGCGGAGGCGATGCGGGAGCGTCTCGGGATTCCGCCGGAGCGCCTGCACGTGGTCTACCCGGGGATCGAGCCGGGGCCGGAGCCTCCGGCCGCCCGGTCCGGGCCGCCCGCGATCGGGTACCTGGCGCGCCTGTGCGCGTCGATGGGGCTCGAAATTCTGGCCGAGGCTTTTCTCCGCCTGCGCCGCTCGGGGGCGTTCGGCGACGTGCGGCTGCACCTGGCGGGAGGGATGACGTCGGACGACGAGGAGTTCGTGGAAGGCCTTCGGGACCGGTTCGCCGAGGCGGGGCTGGAGGGGGAGGTGCGGATTTTCCCGGAGCTTGATCCCGCGCGGCGCCGGGAGTTTCTGGAAACGGTGCACGTGCTCAGCGTTCCGGCCCCCTCGGGGGCGGCGTTCGGCACGTTCCTGCTGGAGGCTCTGGCGGCGGGGGTGCCGGTGGTGCAGCCGCGGCTGGGGGCGTTCCCGGAGCTCGTGGAGGCGACGGGGGGCGGGATTCTGTACGAGCCCAACGACGCGGAAGCCCTGGCGCGGGCGCTGGGGAAGCTTCTGGCGGACGATCGGCAGCGGCGGGAGCTGGGCCGCCGGGGGCGGGAGTCCGTCGTGAAAAACTTCGGGCTCGACCGGATGGCGCGGGAGATGCTGGCGGTGTACGGGAAGGCGGTGGCTTCGCATGGGGTGCGTTAGCGG
Coding sequences:
- a CDS encoding glycosyltransferase family 4 protein produces the protein MKIVYVMPGSGDRFYCENCVRDVALARALRAAGHEVRVAPLYLPQFADPLDGIPSGPIFYGGINAYLQQKFAFFRKTPRWVDRLLDARPLLRLAARSAGSVRAAELGEMTLSVLLGEEGRQRKELERLLRWIETQERPDAVHLSSPLLAGIGAAVQKRFGLPVVCTMQDEDVWVDAMEEPYRARCWEAMARMGREVDAFVAVSRFFAEAMRERLGIPPERLHVVYPGIEPGPEPPAARSGPPAIGYLARLCASMGLEILAEAFLRLRRSGAFGDVRLHLAGGMTSDDEEFVEGLRDRFAEAGLEGEVRIFPELDPARRREFLETVHVLSVPAPSGAAFGTFLLEALAAGVPVVQPRLGAFPELVEATGGGILYEPNDAEALARALGKLLADDRQRRELGRRGRESVVKNFGLDRMAREMLAVYGKAVASHGVR
- a CDS encoding PQQ-binding-like beta-propeller repeat protein, coding for MERVGVLLVLVAAGSDWPRWRGPEGTGVSREADWRPQALLPAPKVLWRTNVGEGHSSVLVAEGRLYTLGNVAGRDRVVCLDAATGRPAWQFAYVCPPGNFAGPRATPALDGGFLYTLSRQGHAFCLEAGSGKARWQKNLVEDFGARVPDYGITGSPLVWGDAVIYNAGAGGVALRKDTGEKLWAGPPGAGGYASPVLVRLGDRDLVALFGASELRLVDPQSGAAAASFGWRTPFDANAADPLPCEGRLFITSGWETGGALLEPAGGGLRPVWRNKDFRGQFASPVFWEGHIYGVDGNTPNGELRCLEAATGRLRWAQKGGFENMIVAGGRIVAIDRKGVLVVAEASPAGYRELARAPVLSPRARNWTAPVLAQGRIYVRNGEGDLICLDVR